A region of Saccharococcus thermophilus DNA encodes the following proteins:
- a CDS encoding IS982 family transposase yields MQEHFHFTTDRVKLQKQYASILLFVSAQLSSIQIHLQRRNRHLLKQKDEVIITIHVLGKLLGFTSERAWHRFVIGNLFPKALFPERSRYNRRCRALSFAIKWIRHQLAKRGQHHAYAVVDSLPIELCHSARMHRVKRFRGIADIGYCASKRITFYGLKLHLQVTDQGLPMGYVVTEASCHDRVAAETVMTQIPHPYNLGDKGYISQKLQKKLYEEHRVAFWTPVRKNQRIRQSDAWKQWMKRKRKVVETVFSILVDSYRITEIRANSVSGFETALDGILLAYSLVVLGLVEC; encoded by the coding sequence ATGCAAGAGCACTTTCATTTTACAACAGATCGTGTCAAACTTCAAAAACAATATGCATCGATTTTGCTTTTTGTATCGGCTCAACTATCGAGTATCCAGATTCATCTTCAACGTCGAAATCGTCATTTGTTGAAACAGAAAGACGAAGTCATCATCACCATCCATGTCCTTGGAAAGTTGTTGGGCTTCACTTCCGAACGGGCTTGGCACCGGTTTGTGATTGGGAATTTGTTTCCCAAGGCCTTGTTCCCTGAGCGTTCTCGGTACAACCGTCGCTGCCGAGCGCTTAGCTTTGCGATCAAGTGGATTCGACACCAGTTGGCCAAGCGCGGGCAACACCATGCGTATGCGGTCGTGGACAGCTTGCCGATCGAGCTGTGTCATTCAGCTCGAATGCATCGCGTCAAACGATTCCGTGGAATTGCCGATATTGGCTATTGTGCTTCCAAAAGGATCACTTTCTATGGGTTGAAACTTCACCTGCAGGTCACCGACCAAGGGCTTCCGATGGGATATGTTGTCACCGAAGCGTCTTGTCACGACCGGGTGGCCGCTGAAACCGTCATGACGCAAATTCCACATCCGTATAACCTCGGTGACAAAGGGTATATCAGCCAAAAGCTGCAAAAGAAGCTGTACGAAGAGCACCGGGTCGCTTTTTGGACGCCCGTTCGAAAAAATCAGCGAATTCGCCAATCGGACGCATGGAAACAGTGGATGAAGCGAAAACGTAAAGTGGTGGAAACCGTGTTTTCGATTTTAGTCGATTCGTATCGGATCACCGAGATTCGAGCGAACTCGGTTTCTGGATTTGAAACGGCGCTGGATGGTATTTTACTGGCTTACTCCCTTGTTGTTCTTGGGCTAGTTGAGTGTTAA
- a CDS encoding DNA translocase FtsK, producing MAKRKRQKKNKKTKQPKKQWKEAFRFELLGLAMLAISMIAMAHLGLVGKTLVLVARFFFGEWYMLLLVGLFILSFYLIWKRAWPSFANRIFLGSNIIISALLLLSHEKLFDLLSRRGQFDPSVIRTTWELFWNEASGKTASADLGGGMVGAFLFAVSYQLFDELGTKWICFFLFLIGIVFLTGKSLRETLGKAVMLFLSFLKQQWLAFIADMKQFNRQKKERKRRKPSAAPAAPPSPRSDSIDEELAAQEGEVFSPPIISDFTSARSSETEYEPPEESRENVEEDSPPLAFSEMENTDYQLPPLELLHLPKQTGQVKDHANIYANARKLEKTFQSFGVRAKVTQVHLGPAVTKYEVYPDVGVKVSKIVSLSDDLALALAAKDIRIEAPIPGKSAIGIEVPNEEIATVSLREVLEAIDHYKQEAKLLIPLGRDISGEVVVAELNKMPHLLIAGATGSGKSVCINGIVISLLMRTKPHEVKLMMIDPKMVELSVYNGIPHLLTPVVTDPKKASQALKKVVQEMERRYELFSHTGTRNIEGYNEHIQRHNQEAKEKQPLLPYIVVIIDELADLMMVASSDVEDSITRLAQMARAAGIHLIIATQRPSVDVITGVIKANIPSRIAFSVSSQTDSRTILDMGGAEKLLGRGDMLFLPMGASKPVRVQGAFVSDQEVEEVVDFVVSQQKAQYYEEMMVSEESNDTEFDDELYEEAVRLVVEMQSASVSMLQRRFRIGYNRAARLIDAMEARGVVGPYEGSKPRAVLVSKEDIKKTS from the coding sequence GTGGCAAAACGGAAGCGACAGAAAAAAAACAAAAAAACAAAACAGCCGAAAAAGCAATGGAAAGAGGCGTTTCGCTTCGAATTGCTCGGGCTCGCTATGTTAGCGATTTCCATGATTGCAATGGCCCACCTTGGGTTGGTGGGAAAAACGCTTGTGCTTGTGGCGCGCTTTTTCTTTGGTGAATGGTATATGCTGCTGTTGGTAGGCTTGTTTATCTTGTCGTTTTATCTCATTTGGAAGCGCGCTTGGCCTTCGTTTGCTAACCGTATTTTTCTCGGTTCCAATATTATTATTTCCGCGCTTTTGCTTTTAAGCCACGAAAAGCTGTTTGATTTGTTATCGCGCCGGGGGCAATTTGATCCTAGCGTGATCCGGACGACGTGGGAATTGTTTTGGAATGAAGCAAGCGGCAAAACGGCGAGTGCGGACTTAGGCGGGGGAATGGTCGGAGCATTTCTGTTTGCCGTAAGTTATCAACTATTTGATGAACTTGGCACAAAATGGATCTGTTTTTTTCTTTTTCTCATTGGCATCGTCTTTCTGACGGGGAAATCGCTGCGGGAAACACTCGGAAAAGCGGTGATGCTGTTTCTTTCATTTCTGAAGCAGCAATGGCTAGCATTTATTGCCGATATGAAACAGTTTAACCGCCAAAAAAAGGAGCGCAAACGGCGGAAACCAAGCGCAGCGCCCGCAGCGCCGCCTTCTCCACGCAGCGACAGCATCGACGAGGAACTGGCCGCACAGGAAGGGGAAGTTTTCTCGCCGCCGATTATTTCTGATTTTACCTCTGCCCGCTCGAGTGAAACCGAGTATGAACCGCCTGAAGAAAGCAGGGAAAATGTAGAAGAAGATTCTCCACCGCTGGCGTTTTCGGAGATGGAAAATACGGATTATCAGCTGCCGCCGCTTGAACTCCTGCATTTGCCGAAGCAAACCGGTCAGGTGAAGGATCATGCCAATATTTATGCGAATGCGCGCAAGCTGGAAAAAACGTTTCAAAGTTTTGGTGTTAGAGCGAAAGTAACGCAAGTTCACCTTGGCCCGGCGGTGACGAAATATGAAGTATATCCGGATGTTGGAGTGAAAGTAAGTAAAATCGTCAGTTTGAGCGATGACCTTGCGCTTGCTTTAGCGGCGAAGGACATTCGCATTGAAGCTCCGATTCCCGGAAAATCCGCCATTGGCATTGAAGTTCCGAATGAAGAAATTGCCACCGTTTCGCTGCGGGAAGTGTTAGAAGCGATTGATCACTACAAACAGGAAGCGAAGCTGTTAATCCCGTTAGGGCGGGACATTTCCGGCGAAGTTGTGGTCGCAGAGCTGAATAAAATGCCGCATTTATTAATCGCCGGGGCGACCGGCAGCGGCAAAAGCGTATGCATCAACGGGATTGTCATCAGCTTGCTGATGCGGACAAAACCGCACGAAGTAAAACTAATGATGATCGATCCGAAGATGGTAGAATTAAGCGTCTATAATGGTATTCCGCATTTGTTGACGCCGGTCGTGACCGATCCGAAAAAAGCATCGCAAGCGCTGAAAAAAGTAGTGCAAGAAATGGAACGACGCTATGAATTGTTCTCGCACACCGGAACACGCAACATCGAAGGGTATAATGAACATATACAGCGCCATAATCAAGAAGCAAAAGAAAAACAGCCGCTTCTTCCATACATTGTCGTCATTATCGACGAGCTGGCAGATTTGATGATGGTCGCTTCCTCCGATGTGGAAGATTCGATTACACGGCTTGCGCAAATGGCGCGTGCGGCCGGCATTCATTTAATTATCGCTACCCAGCGGCCGTCGGTGGACGTCATTACCGGTGTCATTAAAGCGAATATTCCGTCGAGAATCGCGTTCAGCGTTTCCTCGCAAACGGATTCGCGCACGATTTTGGATATGGGTGGCGCGGAAAAGCTGCTAGGTCGCGGCGATATGCTCTTTTTGCCGATGGGCGCTTCCAAACCGGTGCGCGTCCAAGGAGCGTTTGTTTCCGATCAGGAAGTCGAAGAAGTGGTCGACTTTGTGGTTTCCCAGCAAAAAGCGCAATATTATGAAGAAATGATGGTTAGCGAAGAAAGCAATGATACGGAATTTGACGATGAATTATATGAGGAAGCGGTGCGTCTTGTCGTAGAGATGCAAAGCGCTTCTGTCTCCATGCTGCAGCGGCGTTTTCGCATCGGCTATAACCGTGCGGCCCGTCTCATTGACGCGATGGAAGCGCGCGGGGTTGTCGGCCCATATGAAGGAAGTAAACCACGCGCCGTATTGGTTTCGAAAGAAGATATAAAAAAAACGTCATAG
- a CDS encoding ABC transporter ATP-binding protein — translation MEYVIEMLNIRKVFGNFVANDNITLQVKKGEIHALLGENGAGKSTLMNVLFGLYQPDGGEIRVKGQKVNITDPNVANDLGIGMVHQHFMLVDTFTVTENIILGSEPTKGGMIDLKRAEKEVRELSERYGLAVDPTAKIADISVGMQQRVEILKTLYRGADILIFDEPTAVLTPQEIHELIQIMKKLVKEGKSIILITHKLKEIMEVCDRVTVIRRGKGIATLNVSETNPNELAALMVGREVQFKTEKKPAQPGKPVLEIKDLVVKDARGVTTVNHLDLTVHAGEIVGIAGVDGNGQTELIEALTGLIKAESGTILLNGRDITNLPPRKIIEAGVGHIPQDRHKHGLVLDFPIGENMVLQTYYQRPYSKRGILNFKAIYEKARQLISEFDVRTPDEYTKARALSGGNQQKAIIGREVDRNPDLLIAAQPTRGLDVGAIEFIHKRLIEQRDQGKAVLLVSFELDEVMNVSDRIAVIYEGKIVAIVNPKETTEQELGLLMAGSKRKEAGVSS, via the coding sequence TTGGAATACGTGATTGAGATGTTAAACATCCGCAAAGTGTTTGGCAATTTTGTCGCAAATGACAACATTACATTGCAAGTAAAAAAGGGGGAGATTCATGCGCTCCTTGGTGAAAACGGGGCGGGAAAGTCGACGCTGATGAACGTGCTGTTCGGTTTGTACCAGCCGGATGGCGGAGAGATTCGCGTGAAAGGCCAGAAAGTCAACATTACCGATCCGAACGTGGCCAACGATCTTGGCATCGGCATGGTGCACCAGCATTTTATGCTAGTCGATACGTTTACAGTAACGGAAAACATTATTTTAGGGAGCGAGCCGACAAAAGGCGGAATGATCGATTTAAAGCGGGCAGAAAAGGAAGTGCGCGAGCTGTCGGAACGGTATGGCCTTGCTGTTGACCCGACGGCGAAAATTGCTGATATTTCCGTGGGGATGCAGCAGCGTGTGGAAATTTTAAAAACATTATACCGCGGGGCGGACATTTTAATTTTTGACGAACCTACCGCCGTACTGACGCCGCAGGAAATCCATGAGCTGATACAAATTATGAAGAAGCTCGTAAAAGAAGGAAAATCGATTATTTTAATTACGCATAAATTAAAAGAAATCATGGAAGTGTGCGACCGCGTAACGGTCATTCGGCGCGGAAAAGGAATTGCTACATTAAATGTTTCGGAAACGAACCCAAATGAGCTCGCCGCGTTGATGGTCGGCCGCGAAGTTCAGTTTAAAACAGAAAAGAAACCAGCGCAGCCAGGCAAACCGGTGTTGGAAATTAAAGATTTAGTTGTGAAAGATGCGCGTGGCGTGACGACCGTGAACCATTTAGATTTAACGGTGCACGCCGGAGAAATCGTCGGCATTGCCGGGGTGGACGGCAACGGGCAGACGGAGTTGATCGAGGCGTTGACAGGACTAATTAAGGCGGAATCGGGAACGATTTTGCTCAACGGCCGCGATATTACCAATCTTCCACCGCGGAAAATTATTGAAGCCGGTGTCGGCCATATCCCACAAGACCGTCATAAGCATGGACTTGTTCTCGATTTTCCAATCGGTGAAAATATGGTGCTGCAAACGTATTATCAGCGTCCATATTCGAAGCGCGGCATTTTAAACTTTAAAGCGATTTACGAAAAAGCGCGTCAGCTAATCTCCGAGTTTGACGTGCGCACGCCTGACGAGTATACGAAAGCGCGCGCGCTATCCGGGGGGAACCAGCAAAAAGCGATCATCGGCCGCGAAGTGGATCGCAACCCAGATTTGCTGATTGCTGCGCAGCCAACGCGCGGGTTGGATGTCGGGGCGATTGAATTTATCCATAAGCGCCTCATTGAACAGCGGGATCAAGGCAAGGCAGTGCTGCTTGTTTCTTTTGAATTGGATGAAGTAATGAATGTCAGTGACCGCATTGCCGTGATTTATGAAGGAAAAATTGTCGCCATCGTCAATCCGAAAGAAACGACGGAACAGGAGCTCGGATTGCTAATGGCAGGAAGTAAACGGAAGGAAGCAGGTGTGTCCTCATGA
- a CDS encoding GntR family transcriptional regulator — translation MSIKSDNRHLYLQVIDRIKHDIETGVYKEKQKLPSEFELAKQLGVSRATLREALRVLEEENVIIRRHGVGTFVNARPLFTSGIEQLSSVTDMIRQAGRKPGTIFLSSSVQQPTEDDVRRFQCSPNDDILLIERVRTADGEPVVYCIDKILCKYLPKGISYEQESLFENLHHQTNRDIAYAVARIEPLGYHEKVSPILQCEPETALLVLKQMHFDKNDEPIFYSINYFRSDKFSFHVMRRRISF, via the coding sequence ATGTCGATCAAATCAGACAATCGCCATCTATATTTGCAGGTGATTGATCGCATTAAACATGATATCGAAACCGGTGTATATAAAGAAAAACAAAAGCTTCCTTCGGAATTTGAACTGGCAAAGCAGCTCGGCGTCAGCCGCGCTACCTTGCGCGAGGCATTGCGGGTGTTAGAAGAAGAAAACGTTATCATCCGCCGCCATGGCGTCGGGACGTTTGTCAACGCAAGACCGCTGTTTACCTCCGGCATTGAGCAGCTAAGCAGCGTGACCGATATGATTCGACAGGCGGGGCGAAAACCCGGAACTATTTTTTTGTCTTCTTCCGTTCAGCAGCCGACCGAAGATGATGTGCGAAGATTTCAATGTTCGCCGAATGATGACATCTTACTGATCGAACGGGTTCGCACGGCGGACGGGGAGCCTGTCGTCTATTGCATTGATAAAATTTTATGCAAATATTTGCCGAAAGGAATTTCTTATGAGCAAGAGTCGCTATTTGAAAATTTACATCATCAAACCAATCGGGACATCGCTTACGCGGTAGCCCGCATTGAGCCGCTCGGCTATCATGAGAAAGTGTCGCCGATTTTGCAATGTGAGCCGGAAACGGCGCTTCTTGTATTGAAGCAAATGCATTTTGATAAAAACGATGAGCCGATCTTTTATTCGATTAACTATTTTCGCTCCGATAAATTTAGCTTCCATGTCATGCGCAGACGCATCAGCTTTTAA
- a CDS encoding BMP family lipoprotein: MKKRFGIALSLILAAGTLLGGCAGQGGNNAGKNTFSVGMVTDVGGIDDKSFNQSAWEGLQKFGKDNGLQKGRGGYDYLQSSSDEDYATNLNKLVRSDFDLIYGIGFLMGDAVKEVAKQNPKKHFAIVDTVVNEPNVASITFKENEGSFLVGVVAGLTTKTNKIGFIGGMEIPLIEKFESGFRAGVKAVNPKATVEVQYAGAFDQADKGKAIASSMYASGIDVIYHAAGATGTGVFSEAKDLKKKDPNREIWVIGVDKDQAPEGVVKVNGKTYNVTLTSMVKRVDVAVYDVAKRTKNGDFPGGKTLEYGLPENGVGIAPTQDNIKPEVLKAVDEWKQKIIKGEIKVPSNRKEYQQFEASLKK; the protein is encoded by the coding sequence ATGAAGAAGAGATTTGGAATTGCGCTGTCTCTTATTTTAGCAGCAGGCACTTTACTAGGCGGCTGTGCTGGACAAGGGGGCAATAATGCCGGCAAAAATACGTTTAGCGTCGGGATGGTAACGGACGTCGGCGGTATTGACGACAAATCGTTTAACCAATCGGCTTGGGAAGGTTTGCAAAAATTCGGGAAAGATAACGGCTTGCAAAAAGGCCGCGGTGGTTACGACTATTTGCAATCGTCTAGCGATGAGGATTACGCGACGAACTTAAATAAACTAGTACGAAGCGATTTTGATTTGATTTACGGAATTGGCTTTTTAATGGGAGATGCAGTGAAAGAAGTTGCAAAACAAAACCCGAAAAAACATTTTGCGATTGTCGATACGGTTGTGAATGAACCAAACGTGGCAAGCATTACATTTAAAGAAAATGAAGGTTCGTTCCTTGTCGGCGTCGTTGCTGGTTTAACGACAAAAACGAACAAAATCGGCTTTATCGGTGGGATGGAAATTCCGTTAATTGAGAAGTTTGAAAGCGGATTCCGCGCAGGCGTAAAAGCTGTTAATCCAAAAGCAACAGTAGAAGTGCAATATGCCGGCGCCTTTGACCAAGCGGATAAAGGAAAAGCGATCGCTTCTAGCATGTATGCTTCCGGCATCGATGTCATTTACCATGCCGCTGGGGCAACAGGAACCGGTGTGTTCTCGGAAGCGAAAGATTTGAAAAAGAAAGATCCGAACCGTGAAATTTGGGTCATCGGTGTCGATAAAGACCAAGCACCGGAAGGCGTTGTGAAAGTAAACGGAAAAACGTATAACGTTACGTTGACATCGATGGTAAAACGGGTCGATGTTGCCGTTTATGACGTAGCAAAACGGACGAAAAACGGTGACTTCCCTGGTGGCAAAACGCTCGAATACGGGCTTCCGGAAAATGGGGTAGGCATTGCGCCGACACAAGATAACATTAAACCGGAAGTGTTAAAAGCAGTGGATGAATGGAAACAAAAAATTATTAAAGGCGAAATAAAAGTTCCATCGAACCGCAAAGAATATCAACAATTTGAAGCATCGTTAAAAAAATAA
- a CDS encoding ABC transporter permease: protein MNLSRLNQFLVPVLAVLLGMIVGSIVMIVSGYNPIAGYSALIYGAFGDPYYIGETIRQTTPYILSGLAVAFAFRTGLFNIGVEGQLIVGWLAAVWVGVSFDLPKVIHLPLAILAAALAGALWALIPGILKAYLKVHEVIITIMMNYIALHVTNAIIRSVLSDQGFKSKPVRESASLHSDFLDAITYHSTMHYGIIIAIIGAVIMWFLLEKTTKGFELRAVGFNQHASQYAGMNVRTNIILAMVISGAFAGVAGAMEGLGTFGYISTKAGFTGIGFDGIAVALIGGNNAFGILLSALLFGALKVGALEMPSSAGVPTELVDIIIALIIFFVASSYIIRLLLSRLQKGAE from the coding sequence ATGAATTTAAGTCGGCTTAATCAATTCCTCGTTCCAGTGCTGGCGGTATTGTTAGGGATGATCGTCGGCTCGATCGTCATGATCGTCAGCGGATATAATCCGATTGCGGGATATTCCGCGTTGATATATGGGGCGTTCGGCGATCCGTATTATATCGGCGAAACGATTCGTCAGACGACGCCTTATATTTTATCAGGACTTGCCGTTGCCTTTGCCTTTCGCACAGGTTTGTTTAACATCGGTGTCGAAGGGCAGCTTATTGTCGGCTGGCTTGCAGCGGTATGGGTCGGCGTATCGTTCGATTTGCCAAAAGTGATCCACTTGCCGCTTGCCATTTTGGCGGCGGCGCTGGCAGGAGCGCTATGGGCGTTAATTCCAGGCATTTTAAAGGCTTATTTAAAAGTACACGAAGTAATCATTACGATTATGATGAACTATATTGCCCTTCATGTTACCAATGCCATTATCCGTTCTGTTTTATCAGATCAAGGGTTTAAATCCAAGCCTGTACGCGAAAGCGCATCGCTTCATTCCGATTTTCTCGATGCTATTACGTACCATTCTACGATGCATTATGGCATTATCATCGCTATTATTGGCGCCGTTATCATGTGGTTTCTTCTCGAAAAAACAACGAAGGGCTTTGAGCTGCGCGCGGTCGGATTTAACCAGCACGCTTCACAATATGCGGGAATGAACGTAAGAACGAATATCATTTTAGCGATGGTCATTTCCGGAGCTTTTGCCGGTGTTGCCGGCGCCATGGAGGGACTCGGCACATTCGGTTACATTTCCACGAAAGCAGGATTTACCGGCATCGGATTTGACGGAATTGCGGTGGCGTTGATTGGCGGAAACAATGCTTTCGGCATTTTGCTCTCGGCATTATTATTCGGCGCGCTGAAAGTCGGAGCGCTGGAAATGCCGTCGAGCGCTGGAGTGCCAACCGAACTAGTAGATATTATTATCGCACTCATCATTTTCTTTGTCGCATCTAGTTACATCATTCGCTTATTATTATCTCGTTTGCAAAAGGGGGCGGAATAA
- a CDS encoding ABC transporter permease subunit, which yields MSIYEILQIIIPSAIFFAAPLIFTALGGVFSERSGVVNIGLEGLMTIGAFVSIVFNLTFADRFGAFTPWLALLAAVIAGAIFSLLHAVASITFRADQVVSGVAINFLALGLTLFLVKQMYGKGQTDQIQVGFDKIDVPVLSHIPIIGPLFFSNAYIPSYLAIILAFVAWYVIYKTPFGLRLRAVGEHPMAADTMGINVAKMRYIAVMISGALGGLGGGVYATIISRDFSHATISGHGFMALAAMIFGKWHPIGAMGAALFFGFAQSLSIVGQTIPFLKNVPTVYLLIAPYVLTILALAGFIGRAEAPKAIGTPYIKGKR from the coding sequence GTGAGCATTTATGAAATTCTGCAAATCATCATTCCATCCGCGATTTTCTTTGCTGCTCCCCTAATTTTTACAGCGCTTGGCGGCGTATTTAGTGAACGTTCCGGCGTTGTAAATATCGGTTTAGAAGGGTTAATGACGATCGGCGCGTTCGTTAGCATTGTTTTTAACTTAACGTTTGCCGATCGATTTGGGGCGTTTACTCCATGGCTCGCCCTGCTGGCTGCGGTGATTGCCGGTGCGATTTTCTCCTTGCTTCACGCCGTTGCCTCGATCACTTTTCGTGCTGACCAAGTCGTCAGCGGCGTGGCGATCAACTTTTTGGCGCTTGGCTTAACGCTCTTTTTGGTCAAACAAATGTATGGAAAAGGGCAAACCGATCAAATCCAAGTTGGATTTGATAAAATTGACGTTCCCGTATTAAGCCATATTCCGATTATCGGGCCGCTCTTTTTCTCAAATGCGTATATTCCGTCGTATTTGGCGATTATTTTGGCGTTTGTCGCCTGGTATGTCATTTACAAAACGCCATTTGGCCTTCGTCTTCGCGCCGTCGGTGAACATCCGATGGCAGCGGATACGATGGGGATTAATGTGGCGAAAATGCGCTATATTGCCGTGATGATTAGTGGAGCGTTAGGCGGCCTTGGCGGAGGGGTGTATGCAACGATTATTTCGCGCGATTTCAGCCATGCCACCATTTCCGGACACGGTTTTATGGCACTGGCAGCGATGATTTTCGGAAAGTGGCATCCGATCGGCGCGATGGGAGCGGCGCTGTTTTTTGGGTTTGCGCAAAGCTTAAGCATTGTCGGTCAGACGATTCCGTTTTTAAAAAATGTCCCGACCGTTTATTTGCTCATCGCTCCATACGTATTGACCATTTTAGCGCTGGCCGGTTTTATCGGGCGCGCGGAAGCACCGAAAGCCATAGGCACGCCTTATATTAAAGGAAAACGCTAA
- the yfmF gene encoding EF-P 5-aminopentanol modification-associated protein YfmF — protein sequence MVNEKITTVQQINVHTIPTKKYKTNTLVWKMKAPLAKETVTLRALLPYVLQSGTTEHPSAKELRTYLDELYGATLNVDLSKKGENHIITIRIDVANEVFLQEKTPLLEKALQLLADIVLRPALENGRFVSEIVDQEKRALKQRIQAVYDDKMRYANLRLIQEMCKEEPYALHINGELEDVDGITAEQLFQYYQKTLSEDEIDLYVIGDVQEETVLQAVISHFSMPTRTTRPSGGTKVAHKAPEKVNEVIEKQDIKQGKLNIGYRTNVTYDDDDYYALQMFNGIFGGFSHSKLFINVREKASLAYYAASRLESHKGLLMVMSGIEPSNYEKARQIIEKQMEAMKNGDFTEEEIEQTKAVIRNQLLETIDTPRGLVEVLYHNVVSERKRPFEEWLSGTDRVTREDIVRVASKVELDTIYFLTGMEGAE from the coding sequence TTGGTCAATGAAAAAATAACAACAGTCCAACAGATTAACGTTCATACGATTCCGACCAAAAAATATAAAACGAATACGCTTGTATGGAAAATGAAAGCGCCGCTCGCAAAGGAAACGGTTACGTTGCGCGCCCTTTTACCTTATGTGCTGCAAAGCGGCACGACGGAGCATCCAAGTGCAAAGGAGTTGCGGACATATTTAGATGAATTGTATGGAGCGACATTAAACGTCGATTTATCGAAAAAAGGGGAAAACCATATTATTACGATTCGCATTGACGTGGCGAATGAAGTATTTTTGCAAGAGAAAACACCCCTTCTAGAGAAGGCGCTTCAATTGTTAGCGGATATTGTTCTTCGCCCCGCCTTGGAGAACGGTCGATTTGTCAGTGAGATTGTCGACCAAGAAAAGCGGGCGCTAAAGCAGCGCATTCAAGCCGTTTATGACGATAAAATGCGTTATGCCAACTTGCGGCTCATTCAAGAAATGTGCAAGGAAGAACCATACGCTTTACACATAAATGGCGAGCTTGAGGACGTCGATGGGATTACCGCGGAGCAGCTGTTTCAATATTATCAAAAAACGCTTTCCGAAGATGAAATCGATTTATACGTCATTGGCGATGTGCAGGAAGAAACAGTGTTGCAAGCGGTGATATCCCATTTTTCCATGCCAACCCGCACAACCCGCCCGTCAGGCGGAACAAAAGTGGCACATAAAGCGCCGGAGAAAGTGAACGAAGTGATAGAAAAACAAGATATCAAACAAGGAAAATTAAATATCGGCTATCGCACGAACGTCACTTACGATGATGATGACTATTATGCCCTGCAAATGTTTAACGGCATTTTCGGCGGTTTCTCCCATTCCAAATTGTTTATCAACGTTCGTGAAAAAGCGAGTTTAGCGTATTATGCCGCTTCGCGTTTGGAAAGCCATAAAGGGTTATTGATGGTGATGTCGGGCATTGAGCCGTCGAATTACGAAAAAGCGCGGCAAATTATCGAAAAGCAAATGGAAGCGATGAAAAATGGAGATTTTACCGAGGAAGAAATCGAGCAAACGAAAGCGGTCATTCGCAATCAACTGTTAGAAACGATCGATACTCCGCGCGGACTAGTGGAAGTGCTTTATCATAACGTCGTTTCTGAGCGAAAACGACCTTTCGAAGAATGGCTCTCGGGCACCGATCGCGTAACTCGTGAAGATATCGTGCGCGTGGCAAGCAAGGTCGAACTTGATACGATTTACTTCCTGACTGGAATGGAGGGAGCGGAATAA